The Borrelia anserina Es genome contains a region encoding:
- a CDS encoding 5'-methylthioadenosine/adenosylhomocysteine nucleosidase produces MCSHKLIFRLLICLLIFSNGYAVASENSSILIVFAMDSEALALNKLMSRKKEVVLKDYGLNKKIVKGKISNRNVISAVVGIGKVNAGLWTSYLLSKYNISHIINCGVAGGVINSKVRDLNVGDVVVSSEVAYHDFDLIKFGHKVGQVPELPQRFSSDRNLLEKALKAIKTKLKGVNGYSGLILSGDQFIDPSYLTKIVANFEDVVAVEMEGAAIGHVAHIFNVPFLVVRSISDIVNNEGNEVEYNEFLKLATVNAAVMVQEILRLL; encoded by the coding sequence ATGTGTAGTCATAAATTAATATTTAGGTTGTTAATTTGTTTATTAATTTTTTCTAATGGATATGCTGTTGCGAGTGAAAATAGCAGTATTTTAATAGTATTTGCCATGGATTCTGAAGCATTAGCGCTTAATAAACTTATGTCTCGTAAAAAAGAAGTGGTATTAAAAGATTATGGACTTAATAAGAAGATTGTTAAAGGTAAAATATCTAATCGCAATGTTATTTCAGCTGTTGTAGGGATTGGAAAGGTTAATGCAGGTTTATGGACTAGTTATCTTTTATCAAAGTATAATATCAGTCATATAATTAATTGTGGAGTTGCTGGTGGAGTGATTAATTCTAAGGTAAGGGATCTTAATGTAGGAGATGTAGTGGTATCTTCAGAGGTAGCTTATCATGATTTTGATTTGATTAAATTTGGACATAAGGTTGGACAGGTTCCAGAATTGCCACAGAGATTTAGTAGCGATAGAAATTTACTTGAAAAAGCTTTAAAAGCGATTAAAACAAAGCTTAAAGGTGTTAATGGATATTCAGGATTAATACTATCAGGGGATCAATTTATTGATCCATCTTATTTGACAAAGATTGTAGCAAACTTTGAAGATGTGGTAGCAGTAGAAATGGAGGGTGCAGCAATAGGACATGTTGCTCATATCTTTAATGTTCCTTTTCTAGTTGTGAGATCTATATCTGATATTGTGAACAATGAAGGTAATGAAGTTGAATACAATGAATTCCTGAAGTTGGCAACAGTGAATGCAGCTGTAATGGTACAGGAGATTTTGAGATTACTTTAG